A single genomic interval of Nycticebus coucang isolate mNycCou1 chromosome 21, mNycCou1.pri, whole genome shotgun sequence harbors:
- the LOC128574186 gene encoding ankyrin repeat domain-containing protein 26-like — MNNEEIDKKHLQDLEIIKDKTDDLQNVVKLSEERLMKVTAQYSGQLNILRDENKVLQAKLKEVKENQEKLEAELESHRLRLADANSERHQSQVSQTDLAFIVQRTKEEWSGTLEYMNSRAETLFQQLCDAEEKFSCLQAEFCHMEDALREKSFALEGAQRDLMETQFEKQNVQLKYQSEQRTVSMYIVKQESLEQRLSGLQCKTMSLQQQLDDVHKDSADKEKAKHTRDSPCAAVVKALEVGHERYSLLLEEENKKLLDECNHLKERQYQYKKEKVKREAVLRQLRQELCDTMQKLSRSETLLETTSRCHIHLEDETQHSMRKISQMTNQFQEVEDQLKEEGHRAEKMLDQWKKIKMANSKLKLTVKDQAEKLNQYEKDLSSASFVQKSLEDQLAETIKCKRMMEDRMQSLEKENSKMKINFGKALDCIEKYVSSSSSTGASSQGKLEHIVSAGAQMKSCIAFLESEISVTETSREEINETTFRKYKQLYLKELKIRKLSYKKLRE, encoded by the exons atgaacaatgagGAGATAGACAAGAAACACTTGCAGGACTTGGAAATCATCAAAGACAAGACTGATGATCTTCAAAATGTTGTAAAGCTCAGTGAAGAAAGGTTAATGAAAGTAACAGCCCAGTATAGTGGCCAGCTCAACATACTACGAGACGAGAATAAAGTGCTACAAGCCAAActgaaggaagtgaaagaaaaccaggaaaaactaGAAGCAGAACTTGAATCCCACCGTCTCAGACTGGCAGATGCTAACAGTGAGCGTCACCAAAGTCAGGTCTCCCAAACAGACCTTGCCTTCATTGTccagagaacaaaagaagaatgGTCTGGTACACTGGAATATATGAACTCTCGTGCTGAAACCCTTTTCCAACAACTTTGTGATGCAGAAGAGAAATTCAGTTGCCTGCAAGCTGAGTTTTGTCACATGGAAGATGCTCTTCGAGAGAAGAGTTTTGCTCTAGAAGGTGCACAGAGAGACCTGATGGAAACACAGTTTGAAAAGCAGAACGTTCAACTGAAGTATCAAAGTGAACAAAGAACAGTGAGTATGTACATTGTAAAGCAGGAGTCTTTAGAGCAGAGACTGTCCGGACTGCAGTGTAAAACTATGTCACTTCAACAACAGCTGGATGATGTTCACAAGGATTCTGCAGATAAAGAGAAGGCAAAACACACCAGAGACAGCCCGTGTGCTGCAGTGGTGAAGGCTCTTGAAGTAGGGCATGAAAGGTACAGTCTGCTTTTGGAAGAGGAAAACAAGAAGTTGCTTGATGAATGCAATCACTTAAAAGAAAGGCAGTAccaatataaaaaagagaaagtgaaaagagaa GCAGTTTTGAGACAACTTCGCCAAGAACTGTGTGATACCATGCAAAAACTATCCAGATCGGAGACGTTACTAGAAACTACATCACGTTGTCACATTCATTTAGAAGATGAGACCCAAcattcaatgagaaaaataagtcagATGACAAACCAA TTTCAAGAAGTAGAGGATCAACTCAAAGAGGAAGGACACCGTGCTGAGAAGATGCTAGACCAATGGAAAAA gatcAAAATGGCAAATTCCAAATTAAAACTTACTGTCAAAGACCAAGCCGAAAAACTCAACCAGTATGAGAAAGACTTGTCAAGTGCAAGTTTC GTGCAGAAATCTCTGGAAGATCAGTTAGCAGAgactataaaatgtaaaaggatgATGGAAGACCGCATGCAAAG ccttgaaaaagaaaattcaaaaatgaaaataaactttggAAAGGCACTGGACTGCATTGAGAAATATGTGTCATCTTCAAGTTCA ACTGGAGCATCATctcaaggaaaattagagcatatTGTTTCAGCAGGAGCTCAGATGAAATCCTGTATTGCTTTTCTGGAATCTGAAATCTCCGTAACAGAAACTTCTcgagaagaaatcaatgaaaccacaTTTCGGAAATACAAGCAACTCtatctaaaagaattgaaaattagaaaattgtcaTACAAAAAACTAAGAGAGTAG